In Leishmania panamensis strain MHOM/PA/94/PSC-1 chromosome 6 sequence, the following proteins share a genomic window:
- a CDS encoding oligopeptidase B-like protein (TriTrypDB/GeneDB-style sysID: LpmP.06.0320) produces MAALFPWVPASNLGYSLSRKAVNKWCPQLRNSYPLPMLDGPLPTEKPEGLELHGEAQKPDPFRYMEDLFDRNTQEYAKKEMQHFSLISSKFDFRHSKGRLWAELDAKVVVSSREGGYDKGEERIGDYVYFTRVVPGHDSNATGFYRKRFGEVDLLAEELINPLLLQQHFGYKDCSIGVCRVSDDGRYLAYTLSVEGGDRYLCHIRSIDNASLFHVIRGTNIVSIEFGSGSQFFYTESNELNRPHRVMMQEIRPGILEPPVEIYRDEDEQFFVDVRKTKDNRFVTITSDSKVNGNALVVPASFPIIPTPLKSFFKEGKPVEIAGKSGWNWLEHYNGNFLMVTSDKGPNYRVVYIRDEVALAYGKEAEWKELVPHRDDVQISDVDLFQGRIILYESHFAFERIQHIRVIRCDGGLDAAAQTPRIEDVVLHFPQLTTVTPGLNKNFGQEAMSFVYSSLIQPPRDCVFNFSSDITSTQARLCTSEALFTQRQSEHFTPWDYMWPYSIYRDVCVSEDGTEIPITICQRRDAFIQEATDFEAQPNTPKHCLIYVYGSYGEVPSMHFQLAPYIWMLRRRWTVAFAHVRGGGELPNWAQLGKGENKIKCIKDFIACCEHMVDMGYTKPELMVAAGASAGCVPIAAAMNMRGCGLFGNALMRSPFLDIINTMIDPDLPLSLAEREDWGDPLNNKRDLDLLKQYDPYYNVNDRVTYPGMMISVCLDDDRVPAWNALKYVAKLRQQRTRRDVDPVARPLVLRMRPSGGHYLWGDTENICEELAFLCSQLDLEGPGKVLNDMDIMTHMHNLTTTGAMDHDDQQKVFLKWDNWERERIDYHVKLNSFNWEPNFRKVKAQKEPFFWVPTDSDLDQKKVDEMFRAKERDARESVRSGAKVGSLGKATGRNLYQEEQRGKP; encoded by the coding sequence ATGGCTGCACTTTTTCCATGGGTACCGGCGTCAAATCTGGGCTACTCTTTATCGCGTAAGGCGGTTAACAAATGGTGTCCGCAACTCCGTAATTCGTACCCACTTCCTATGCTGGACGGGCCGCTGCCCACCGAGAAGCCTGAGGGTCTCGAACTGCATGGAGAAGCCCAGAAACCGGACCCATTTCGCTACATGGAAGACTTGTTCGACCGGAACACCCAAGAGTACGCTAAAAAGGAGATGCAGCACTTCTCTCTGATTAGCAGCAAGTTTGACTTTCGACATTCGAAGGGTCGTCTATGGGCAGAGCTGGATGCCAAGGTGGTTGTGAGCAGCCGTGAGGGCGGGTATGACAAGGGCGAGGAGCGCATCGGCGACTATGTGTACTTTACCCGTGTCGTTCCTGGGCACGACTCGAATGCGACAGGTTTCTACCGGAAGCGATTTGGTGAAGTGGATCTCTTGGCAGAGGAACTCATcaaccctctcctcctccagcagcacttcGGCTACAAGGACTGCTCCATTGGTGTTTGCCGTGTCTCTGACGACGGCCGCTACCTCGCATACACCCTTTCGGTGGAAGGTGGTGACAGGTACTTGTGTCACATTCGTAGTATCGACAACGCCAGTCTGTTCCACGTGATTCGCGGGACGAACATCGTCAGCATCGAGTTTGGCTCCGGCAGCCAGTTTTTCTACACCGAATCGAACGAGCTCAATCGGCCTCACCGTGTCATGATGCAGGAAATACGACCCGGCATATTGGAGCCACCGGTGGAGATTTACCGTGATGAAGACGAACAGTTTTTTGTGGATGTGCGAAAGACAAAGGATAACAGGTTCGTCACGATAACCTCGGACTCGAAGGTGAACGGCAACGCGCTAGTCGTGCCTGCATCCTTCCCTATTATTCCAACCCCTCTGAAGTCCTTCTTCAAGGAGGGCAAGCCGGTCGAGATAGCAGGGAAGTCGGGATGGAACTGGCTGGAGCACTACAACGGCAACTTTCTCATGGTGACATCCGACAAGGGACCGAACTACCGTGTGGTGTACATTCGCGACGAGGTGGCCTTGGCTTAtgggaaggaggcggagtgGAAAGAGCTTGTGCCGCACCGCGACGACGTGCAAATCTCTGACGTGGATCTCTTCCAGGGTCGCATCATTCTTTACGAGTCACACTTCGCCTTCGAGCGCATTCAGCATATTCGCGTCATCAGGTGTGACGGCGGtctcgacgctgctgcgcagacgCCGCGGATAGAGGACGTTGTGCTGCACTTTCCCCAGCTGACCACAGTGACCCCTGGCTTGAACAAGAACTTTGGGCAAGAGGCGATGAGCTTTGTCTACAGCAGCCTGATTCAGCCGCCGCGCGACTGCGTCTTCAACTTCAGCTCGGACATCACGTCCACCCAGGCGAGGCTGTGCACGTCTGAGGCCCTCTTCACACAACGCCAGTCAGAGCACTTCACGCCGTGGGATTACATGTGGCCCTACAGCATCTACCGCGATGTCTGCGTTTCGGAGGACGGAACAGAGATTCCAATCACGATatgccagcgccgcgacgcGTTCATTCAGGAAGCGACTGACTTTGAGGCACAGCCCAACACACCAAAGCACTGCCTCATCTATGTCTACGGCTCCTACGGTGAAGTTCCCTCGATGCACTTCCAACTGGCCCCGTACATCTGgatgctgcggcggcgttggACCGTTGCCTTCGCACAcgtccgcggcggcggcgagctgcCCAACTGGGCCCAGCttgggaagggagagaacaaAATCAAGTGCATCAAGGACTTCATCGCGTGCTGCGAGCACATGGTGGATATGGGCTACACAAAACCGGAGTTGATGGTGGCTGCGGGGGCCAGCGCTGGCTGTGTACCGATCGCGGCAGCCATGAAcatgcgtgggtgtggaCTGTTCGGCAATGCACTGATGCGGTCGCCGTTCCTGGACATCATTAACACCATGATCGACCCCGACCTTCCGCTGTCGCTCGCCGAGCGCGAGGACTGGGGTGACCCGCTCAACAACAAGAGAGACCTGGACTTGCTCAAGCAGTACGATCCGTACTACAATGTGAACGACCGTGTGACGTACCCTGGCATGATGATATCGGTCTGCCTCGATGACGACCGTGTTCCGGCGTGGAATGCACTTAAGTACGTGGCaaagctgcggcagcagcgcacccgcAGGGACGTGGATCCGGTTGCTCGTCCGCTGGTTCTGCGCATGCGGCCCAGCGGTGGGCACTACTTGTGGGGCGACACGGAGAACATCTGTGAGGAGCTTGCTTTTCTGTGTTCGCAGCTAGACCTCGAGGGCCCTGGCAAGGTGCTCAACGACATGGACATCATGACCCACATGCACAACCTTACTACCACCGGCGCCATGGATCACGACGACCAGCAAAAAGTGTTCCTGAAGTGGGATAactgggagagggagcggaTCGACTACCACGTGAAGCTGAACTCCTTCAATTGGGAGCCGAACTTCCGCAAGGTAAAGGCGCAGAAGGAACCCTTCTTCTGGGTGCCGACGGACTCGGACCTTGATCAGAAGAAAGTGGATGAGATGTTTCGCGCGAAGGAGCGCGACGCCCGCGAGAGCGTTCGCTCCGGGGCGAAGGTGGGGAGCCTTGGC